Sequence from the Temnothorax longispinosus isolate EJ_2023e chromosome 6, Tlon_JGU_v1, whole genome shotgun sequence genome:
GACAAAATCTCTCTGAACAAGAATGTCGTTGTGCCCGAATGCGGTGTAAGAGATTAGTTATACTCTTATCTTCAggatttttaggaaaaatcaattttgatgTACCGATCAGCATCACAGCATCTAGCTGTGTGCAAGAGTTGGATATAAACTGTAGTCTGAGCATTTTGGTTTTAAAGTTACAAGACCGTAAAGCTGGAGAAAAAATCCGTGATTCCGACGTGAAAAGTTTGAAAGAATTTGGTTGACAAAGTTTGTAGAATTGAGGCGGTCCATCCCATAATAAAATCCACCGACCCTCATCTTCAGAATCTTGAGCCCAAACTTCAGTTACGTTCccaaaattatatacttcataTATAGAGATTCTGATTGGATATACAGCTTCATGAAACTCGAgatcttcaaaataaaaattataaccttTTTTGAACACAAACATTTTCCttaacaatatcttatttatcaaTTCAAATGTTACATACCAAtatgatgaaaataataatctttttcaaaCTCTGGTACAAGAGTATATGGCACTTGTTTCTGCCATggagatattgaaatatcaaCATCATACTTCTTCTGTattaaagagtaaaaaaagtaCTGAATATTACCAAATGTAGCATAAATTAGATTTTGCGATTATATACTTTCTACAGAACAGAAAATACACATACCAAAAGAAAATCTTCATGGCTTGGAAAATTGCTAGGTGttccaattatattattacgaatATTACTTAGGCTAGCAGTATTCTTACAGTCCTTTGTGGATATATTGCTATCCTTCACAAATTGATAGATGAAATCAACATAATCCTCTCCTACCGCTACTCTGTCAGTATAAGGATATCTGACATCATTCTCGCAATGTAAGGAATGATAATTGGATGTCATAttctttctcttaaaaaagatggaaaatataattataatagtcTAAGAGCTGACGGACACATTTGGCCaagtaattttctaaaatacgATTTTCCGTTTTAACTAGCGTGGACGACTCTTCTTCGATAATCCGAACACCTGGCTGGTTGTTccttgggggggggggggataaAAGTACGcaggtgagaaaaaaaaacagattttcaAGTCATAGTAtaagtctcaatttttatcggATATTGATAATTAGTCACTCAGgaacatgcaaataaatttccaGCTTGATTGCTCGGGGGAATTAGTCGCCAGGcttaatcataaataattaaaaataattattttcaagtcataCTATAAAAACTGGGTTTTTTTTAGTAACAAGTGTAGTGCTAACACATGccactaaaaaaaaagcaaaattaaatttttggtggcattatttctaaaaaaattattgaaaatgcacaaagccggcgcgcggcctagtgtgtaaaaataaaaaaaatggctttgCTGACGCAGCGTTGCGTTGCGTTACTCGGCCATCGTCAGATCCCTCCGGCGGCTTTgtgcattttcaataatttttttagagatgaTGCcaccaaaattttaatttggcTTTTTTTTGGTGGCATGTGTTAGCACTATActtgttagtaaaaaaaaccCAGCTTTTATAGTatgacttaaaaataattatttataattaagccTGGCGACTAAATTCCCCCGAGCAATCGAACtggcaatttatttgcatgttcCTGAGTgatcaattatcaatatccgataaaaattaagacttatatactattacttaaaaatccgttttttttttctcacctgcgtacttttaattcttttaaactcCCCCAGGTACGGCCAGCCAAGTTTCGGATTATCGAAGGAGAGTCGTCCACGCAGGTTAAAACGGAAAAtcgtattttacaaaataacggCCAAAAGTGTCGTCAGCTCTCCGActatttaaagtaataatagtacaataaaatgtaataatgtaataatcttTGTGCTTTATTAGCATATATGTCAAAAtgctatattataatatcatatatttattataattatactgcCAAGTATATCTATACTTACTTGTAAGAGAGTTTATTTCCTTGCTTCCACGTGTTGAAGCGGCGAAGCGTGCGTCCCG
This genomic interval carries:
- the LOC139814805 gene encoding uncharacterized protein codes for the protein MTSNYHSLHCENDVRYPYTDRVAVGEDYVDFIYQFVKDSNISTKDCKNTASLSNIRNNIIGTPSNFPSHEDFLLKKYDVDISISPWQKQVPYTLVPEFEKDYYFHHIDLEFHEAVYPIRISIYEVYNFGNVTEVWAQDSEDEGRWILLWDGPPQFYKLCQPNSFKLFTSESRIFSPALRSCNFKTKMLRLQFISNSCTQLDAVMLIGTSKLIFPKNPEDKSITNLLHRIRAQRHSCSERFCPIRCSEEFSRIEEEPFSMDYYLHYCKLFDPYNTTRDYENAYLDILDLQKEFFKYCVIYKSDIATNFHKSKLAHKQVFRKEDVPSSKQGYVNHPLLRNHWNYVKFIEDIKLSSGESKEQRDSFSTLSDEIILMILKYLDMRSFCRMSKVNKRLNNLTQDPFFFKCLNIRNLKKVYYKDSSFCHDKFRF